One genomic region from Salvia hispanica cultivar TCC Black 2014 chromosome 2, UniMelb_Shisp_WGS_1.0, whole genome shotgun sequence encodes:
- the LOC125206606 gene encoding uncharacterized protein LOC125206606, producing MAPYEALYGRKCRSPFYWDEVGERQVLGPDAVEEMVGIVRQIRERIKEAQDRHKSYADVRRTDLQFQAGNRVFLKVSPSKGITRFGVKGKLKPRFIGPPSRGNVHNIFHVSQLRKYVFNPKHVIHYEEVTLNPDLSYEERPQMIFDRKIQNVRNKSVTCVKVLWSNHGHEEATWEKEDQMMELYPELFP from the coding sequence ATGGCGCCGTATGAAGCATTATATGGAAGGAAGTGTAGATCGCCGTTCTACTGGGACGAGGTTGGCGAGCGACAGGTACTTGGACCCGATGCTGTTGAAGAGATGGTTGGAATTGTTCGCCAAATACGAGAGAGGATAAAAGAAGCTCAAGACAGACATAAGTCATACGCGGATGTCCGACGAACTGACTTACAATTTCAAGCCGGCAACAGAGTTTTCCTCAAAGTGTCCCCGTCAAAAGGGATAACGCGATTTGGTGTCAAGGGCAAACTAAAACCGCGATTTATTGGACCACCAAGCCGTGGAAACGTGcacaatatttttcatgtgtcACAGTTGCGCAAATACGTGTTCAACCCAAAGCACGTGATTCATTACGAAGAAGTCACCCTGAACCCGGACTTGAGCTACGAGGAGAGACCCCAAATGATTTTTGACCGAAAGATCCAGAATGTGAGAAATAAGTCTGTTACTTGTGTGAAAGTACTTTGGAGTAATCATGGGCATGAAGAAGCCACATGGGAGAAAGAGGACCAGATGATGGAATTGTACCCTGAACTCTTTCCTTGA
- the LOC125206608 gene encoding F-box/LRR-repeat protein At5g02910-like: protein MLSAAPSCYSSVDCQYPSLTYLETLTQHYNQPHQSTCWYPPIPHQSFGYQPYDQPYQLPQQLQLAQARVPQACEIAATPRVDDTNHADERKEDRISALPDEILQHILSFIDIYEAIQTSILSKRWKHLWLSLLNIRMHLRGGASYHRHVSQFLSHRDAAAAVHDFHLSLDTQLCIREDLALVEECVLYAINHGVQSLRLHVSKHLHFRLPAALFTSTTLQELELREKDTWIHVPARFSLPNLKTLYLDVKFSFNYDDWRDPFAGLPELEKLSLRLWNGLVLKAPPKLRFLEIFGSNSVIRIKEISAPLLTSFRYKGCLPFECSEMNLPMLELVYLDIHGIKWKKSIWYHLNCVRLLHQLGNATIVSLTLDTLMFLELVGDSIEQSPPPFPNLKCLKVINGSSKRSTVLESVMNYLTIGTLYFESSLKVEIPCDVVVVYQHREAYDDLYYDDLYFEEDYTQSS, encoded by the exons ATGCTCTCAGCCGCGCCGTCGTGCTACTCGAGCGTCGATTGTCAATACCCCTCGCTTACCTACTTGGAGACGCTGACACAACACTACAACCAACCCCACCAGTCGACTTGCTGGTATCCTCCTATCCCGCACCAGTCATTCGGATATCAGCCATATGATCAGCCTTACCAACTGCCACAGCAGCTACAACTAGCTCAGGCTCGTGTTCCGCAAGCATGTGAAATTGCAGCAACACCGCGTGTTGATGACACTAATCATGCTGATG aaaGGAAGGAAGATAGAATTAGCGCACTCCCGGACGAAATTCTTCAACACATCCTCTCCTTTATCGACATTTATGAAgccattcaaacaagcatTCTCTCCAAGAGATGGAAACACCTTTGGCTTTCCCTCCTCAATATCCGCATGCACCTCCGCGGCGGCGCCTCCTACCACCGCCACGTCTCTCAATTCCTCTCTCACCGCGACGCTGCAGCCGCTGTCCACGACTTCCACCTCTCACTCGACACCCAACTTTGTATCCGGGAAGATTTGGCACTCGTGGAAGAATGCGTGCTCTACGCCATCAATCACGGCGTTCAGTCCCTCCGCCTCCACGTGTCCAAACACCTACATTTCAGGCTCCCCGCCGCGCTTTTCACCTCCACGACGCTGCAAGAGCTCGAGCTCAGGGAGAAAGACACCTGGATTCATGTACCCGCACGATTTTCTTtaccaaatttgaaaactcTTTACCTTGACGTCAAATTTTCCTTCAATTATGATGACTGGAGGGATCCTTTTGCCGGCCTCCCGGAGCTCGAGAAGCTCTCTCTGAGATTGTGGAATGGCCTTGTTTTAAAGGCTCCTCCCAAGCTTAGATTTCTTGAAATCTTTGGATCTAATTCTGTTATCCGAATCAAAGAGATTTCTGCTCCGTTGCTTACCTCGTTTAGGTACAAGGGTTGTTTACCTTTCGAATGTTCGGAGATGAATCTCCCAATGTTGGAGTTAGTCTATTTAGACATTCATGgaattaaatggaaaaaatcgATATGGTATCATCTGAATTGTGTTAGGTTGCTTCACCAACTTGGAAATGCTACCATTGTTTCACTCACTTTGGACACTCTCATG TTTCTTGAATTGGTTGGTGATTCCATTGAACAAAGTCCACCTCCATTTCCCAACCTCAAATGTCTCAAGGTGATCAATGGATCTAGCAAAAGAAGCACGGTGCTTGAGAGCGTAATGAACTATTTGACAATCGGAACTTTGTATTTTGAGTCATCATTGAAGGTAGAGATTCCTTGTGATGTGGTTGTAGTTTATCAGCATCGCGAAGCCTATGATGACTTATATTATGATGACTTATATTTTGAGGAAGATTATACACAATCATCTTAG
- the LOC125206607 gene encoding uncharacterized protein LOC125206607: MEPRVNRDQPPRQQQTYRRRLPSQAGAYALSKKQPKIEQGSHENGNLAGMGKLLDTPIVVLFDMGASHYFISELCVDTLNLPTSKSEHKMMVTSPMVGVIEISRTCSKVEIFMLKLVAHNLQVMAMGDIDIILGIDWLAANFATIRCKERQIALQAPGKEPTVYYGISMNRRTSIISALQASAMVRKGRPAYLVYLQGEEKGERRVEDVAVVRGFLDVFP, from the coding sequence ATGGAACCAAGGGTGAATCGAGATCAACCTCCGAGACAGCAACAAACTTACCGCCGAAGACTTCCCTCCCAAGCTGGAGCATATGCCTTGAGTAAGAAACAACCCAAGATTGAACAAGGGAGTCACGAGAACGGAAACCTGGCAGGTATGGGCAAACTCCTCGACACACCTATTGTTGTATTGTTTGATATGGGTGCTTCGCATTATTTCATATCTGAACTATGTGTGGACACATTAAATTTGCCTACTAGTAAATCTGAACATAAGATGATGGTGACTTCACCAATGGTAGGGGTAATAGAGATTTCTCGAACATGCTCGAAAGTAGAAATTTTTATGCTTAAGTTAGTCGCTCACAACCTACAAGTCATGGCAATGGGGGATATCGATATAATTTTGGGAATAGATTGGTTAGCTGCGAATTTTGCGACTATTCGGTGTAAAGAGAGACAAATAGCCTTACAAGCCCCGGGGAAGGAACCAACCGTATACTATGGAATCTCGATGAACCGACGAACATCTATAATCTCTGCGCTTCAAGCTAGTGCGATGGTAAGGAAAGGGCGTCCTGCTTATCTTGTCTACCTACAAGGAGAGGAGAAGGGAGAAAGGAGAGTGGAAGATGTTGCCGTTGTGCGAGGATTTCTGGACGTTTTCCCATAA